A stretch of Brassica napus cultivar Da-Ae chromosome C6, Da-Ae, whole genome shotgun sequence DNA encodes these proteins:
- the LOC125575556 gene encoding glycine-rich domain-containing protein 2-like, producing MKFSQLTGMKKEIVQNLEWLEAQKIEISIDLIAESKKHLQFLGVVDCNQLLYDGPALKRAIYRYNAYWLPLLAKHSESSSICEGPLVPPFDCEWVWHCHRLNPVRYKSDCEEFYGRVLDNSGILSSANGSCKLQTEKLWKRLYPMESYDLDLDKAISEPISPLEKCTTYDLVSAAKRQSSFYLEVSRANVDSVIIMEEVVGRYKAFLYLIKQNGEKTIKPICVPTYTIDLIWHTHQLNPSSYYKDMVKIFGNILQHDDTADSDTSEGMNLDTVYSRTTAQCEETFGQRYWKASKDTMPHTLVVVEIEKSGAGARCFAEAAEKCCAGARCFAVEAEKNSARCFTVEAEKKNARCFAVVAEENSARCFALEVEKKNAIAMEAEKKNAIAMEAEKKNARFFAVEVKKDSDRCFSGEAEKENARCFAMTDGN from the exons ATGAAGTTTTCACAATTGACAGGAATGAAGAAAGAAATAGTGCAAAATTTGGAGTGGCTTGAAGCTCAGAAGATAGAGATAAGCATTGACCTAATTGCTGAATCTAAGAAACATCTTCAGTTCCTCGGAGTTGTTGACTGTAACCAGTTGCTCTACGATGGTCCTGCACTCAAAAGAGCCATCTACAG ATACAATGCTTACTGGCTTCCTTTGCTAGCCAAACATTCTGAGTCTTCCTCAATCTGCGAAGGACCACTAGTCCCCCCATTTGACTGTGAATGGGTTTGGCATTGCCACAGGCTTAATCCG GTGAGGTACAAGTCTGACTGCGAGGAATTCTATGGGAGAGTTCTGGACAACTCTGGCATTTTATCTTCAGCAAATGGGAGCTGCAAATTACAGACAGAAAAATTATGGAAGAGATTGTATCCTATGGAGTCCTATGACCTTGATTTGGATAAGGCAATCTCAGAGCCAATTTCACCTCTTGAGAAATGCACGACCTATGATCTTGTTTCAGCTGCCAAGAGGCAAAGCTCATTTTATCTTGAG GTTTCAAGAGCCAATGTGGACAGTGTGATCATTATGGAAGAAGTTGTTGGTAGATATAAAGCATTCCTTTACTTAATCAAGCAAAACGGCGAAAAGACGATCAAACCAATCTGTGTTCCGACTTATACTATTGATCTAATTTGGCATACACATCAGCTTAACCCTTCCTCTTACTACAAGGATATGGTAAAGATCTTTGGTAACATCTTACAGCATGATGATACGGCAGACTCTGACACAAGCGAAGGTATGAATCTCGACACTGTTTACTCTAGAACTACTGCGCAATGCGAAGAAACATTTGGTCAAAGGTATTGGAAAGCCAGCAAGGATACGATGCCACATACTCTAGTTGTGGTGGAGATTGAGAAGAGTGGTGCGGGTGCTAGATGCTTTGCTGAGGCTGCTGAGAAATGTTGTGCGGGTGCTAGGTGCTTTGCGGTGGAAGCTGAGAAGAACAGTGCTAGGTGTTTTACTGTGGAAGCTGAGAAGAAAAATGCTAGGTGCTTTGCAGTGGTAGCTGAGGAGAACAGTGCTAGGTGCTTTGCTCTGGAAGTTGAGAAGAAAAATGCTATTGCTATGGAAGCTGAGAAGAAAAATGCTATTGCTATGGAAGCTGAGAAGAAAAATGCAAGGTTCTTTGCAGTGGAAGTTAAGAAGGACAGTGATAGGTGCTTTTCTGGGGAGGCTGAAAAGGAAAATGCAAGGTGTTTTGCAATGACAGATGGTAATTAA
- the LOC125588764 gene encoding glycine-rich domain-containing protein 2-like, whose amino-acid sequence MEKEIVQNLEWLETQKIEISIDLIAESKKHLQFLRVVNRNRWLYDGPALKRAIYTYNAYWLPLLAKHSESSSICEGPLVPPFDCEWVWHCHRLNPVRYKSDCEEFYGRVLDNSGILSSANGSCKLQTEKLWKRLYPMESYDLDLDKAISEPISPLEKCTTYDLVSAAKRQSSFYLEVSRANVDSEIIMEEAVGRYKAFLYLIKENREKTIRLISVPTYDIDLIWHTHQLNPSSYYKDMVKIFGNILQHDDTADSATSEGMNLDTVFSGTTAQWEETFGQRYWKASMDTTPHTSAMVETERSGAGARCLAEAAEKCSAGARCFAVEAEKTSARFFAVDAEKKNARCFALEAEKNSARCFALELRRTVLGAFL is encoded by the exons ATGGAGAAAGAAATAGTGCAAAATTTGGAGTGGCTTGAAACTCAAAAGATAGAGATAAGCATTGACCTAATTGCTGAATCCAAGAAACATCTTCAGTTCCTCAGAGTTGTTAACCGGAACCGGTGGCTCTACGATGGTCCTGCACTCAAAAGAGCCATCTACAC ATACAATGCTTACTGGCTTCCTTTGCTAGCCAAACATTCTGAGTCTTCCTCAATCTGCGAAGGACCACTAGTCCCCCCATTTGACTGTGAATGGGTTTGGCATTGCCACAGGCTTAATCCG GTGAGGTACAAGTCTGACTGCGAGGAATTCTATGGGAGAGTTCTGGACAACTCTGGCATTTTATCTTCAGCAAATGGGAGCTGCAAATTACAGACAGAAAAATTATGGAAGAGATTGTATCCTATGGAGTCCTATGACCTTGATTTGGATAAGGCAATCTCAGAGCCAATTTCTCCTCTTGAGAAATGCACGACCTATGATCTTGTTTCAGCTGCCAAGAGGCAAAGCTCATTTTATCTTGAG GTTTCAAGAGCCAATGTGGACAGTGAGATCATTATGGAAGAAGCTGTTGGTAGATACAAAGCATTCCTCTACTTAATCAAGGAAAACCGTGAAAAGACGATCAGACTAATCAGTGTTCcgacttatgatattgatctaATTTGGCATACACATCAGCTGAACCCTTCCTCTTACTACAAGGATATGGTAAAGATCTTTGGTAACATCTTACAGCATGATGATACGGCAGACTCTGCCACAAGCGAAGGTATGAATCTCGACACTGTTTTCTCTGGAACTACTGCGCAATGGGAAGAAACATTTGGTCAAAGGTATTGGAAAGCCAGCATGGATACGACGCCACATACTTCAGCTATGGTGGAGACTGAGAGGAGCGGTGCAGGTGCTAGATGCTTGGCTGAGGCTGCTGAGAAATGTAGTGCTGGTGCTAGGTGCTTTGCGGTGGAGGCTGAGAAGACCAGTGCTAGGTTTTTTGCTGTGGATGCTGAGAAGAAAAATGCTAGGTGCTTTGCATTGGAAGCTGAGAAGAACAGTGCGAGGTGCTTTGCTCTGGAGCTGAGAAGAACAGTGCTAGGTGCTTTTCTGTAG